GGAGGTGCTAAGCAAATAATGGTGGAGGATTATGAGGATATGCCTGTACCTAACCTTAACAATCTTATGATTGATTTTCCCGTCGAAATCCTAGCCTCTAACGTTCCACTCCAATATAGTGATGAAGTTAAGCGTGAAGAAAGAAGGATGCTTGATAAGGCCGTTCTCAAAGCTTTAGGATTCCCCGAAAATGAGCTTGATAGGCTTGTTGATGAGCTGCATAGGGCTTTTGTCTGGGTTGTAGAGGACCGCTTAATAAAATCCGGCAGACCATTACAGGCGGAAGAGGAGCAGGTGGCTGAAGTTGACCAAGATAATTGACAACTCAAAAGAGACTCTGCAAAGTATTCTCCTGAAAGAGCTCCAAGAAGCATCAGAGATAGCAATAGCCACCGCCTACTTCAACATAACAGGCTTCGGCGACATAGAACAAGGACTAGCCGACAAACCGCTACGACTCCTCCTCGGAAGACCCCCCACCGAACAAATAGAATGGGAAGAAGAAGTCCTCCACGAACTCGAAGAATACGAAGACGACCCCCACTACTTCAAACTCCTACAGAGAGCCATACAATTCTTCGAACAACCATCCAGACAAGTCAGAATAGTTGATGGAAAGTTTTTCCACGGAAAAGCATTCCTCGGCGTCCACCCATCCTTCAAAGAAGTAAGAAGAGGCTTCGCAATAGTAGGCTCCAGCAACTTCACCCACGGCGGACTCACAACCAACAGAGAACTCAACATGTTCACAACAGAGAGACAAACCGTGCAAGAACTCGCCGAATGGTTCCAGCAACAATGGAGCGACACAGCCTCCAGAGAATACAAAAACGAGTTCCTAGCCCTCCTCAAAACCTACATCACATCATGGAGCGCCTACGAAGTCGCAGCAAAAGCACTCTGGGAAACCTACAAAAAAGACATAGCGGAAAAAAGACCCACAATACTCAAAGACCTCTACCCACACCAACAGCTCACATTCGTCGACGCACTCGACAAAATCGAAACATACGGAGGCGTCGTGATAGCAGACTCCACCGGCCTAGGAAAAACACTAACAGCCCTCGCCCTAGCCCACTACTACAAAGGCCAAGGCGTAAGAACCCTCCTCATAGCACCCAAAAGCATCCTCGACACCACATGGAAAACCGAGATGGAAAAAACAGACATCACAATAATAAACACAATAAACTCCGAAAAACTCTCAGCCGACCCAGAAAGCATCAACCACTATCTAGACAACCAAAAGAAAATAGGGCTAATAATCGTCGACGAAGCCCACTACTTCAGACACCCAGCAACAAACCGATACAACGCCCTATACAGACTAGTAAAAATGACAAACGCAAAACTAGTCCTAATGACCGCCACACCCGTAAACACAAGTCTAATGGACCTATACCACATCATGGCCCTATACCTCAACGAAGACGCAATATACGACGAATACAGAACAACACTCAGAGACTACTTCATCCAAAACCAGAAAAAATGGCTAAACAACGAACCAGTAGACATGGACGACATCCTAAGAAAATTCGTCGTCAGACACTCAAGACAACTAGCCAAAGCCCTAGACCGAGAAGGCAGAATACGATTCCCAGAAAGACTACTCCACACCATCCACTATGACCTCCCAATCGACGTAGAAAAACTCTACAACATCCTCGACTCACTCAACCTATCATTCTACGAACTCAGCGTAGACAAGCTCTCAACAGAATTCAAGCTCCCAAACGGAAGACCCGCATCAACATACATTGAACAGGCCAAGAACCTCAAAAATCTAGTAAAAGAAATCCACAAAATAGGACTGCTAAAAAGGCTCGAAAGCAGCATACACGCATTCAAAGAATCCATCAACAGAATGAAAACATACATCGAGTACGCCAACAGATACGCCACTGAAAACAACATCTTCATCCCACCAAGACTAAAAGGAGAACTATTCGCCCTACTCGACGACGAAGAGGAGCCTGAAGAACTCCCCAAGATAGAAGACCTCTTCAGCAAACACATACACCTTCTCAGGAGATGCAAACTAAGCGAAGAAGAGGCGCGGCAATTCATCGAAAAAAACCAAGAAGACCTGAAGAAAATCAACGAGATTCTAGCCATGCTCCCCAAACAAGACCCAAAACTAGAGGCCCTCCTAACAGAGCTGAAAACACTCGCCAAAAAACTCACAAACAACAACGGCATAATCATATTCACACAATATGTCGACACGGCAAGCTACCTCTTCAACCACCTCAAAACAATACATCAACAAACCCTCCTCGTAACCGGCCGAGGAGGTGAAAACAGTTCAGGTAAAAGGCTGGACGAGGCGGAAGCCGTAGAACTGTTCCAGAAAAACGGCGGAATAATGGTCAGCACCGATGTCCTAAGCGCCGGCCAAAACCTCCAAAACGCCCAACACGTCATCAACTACGACTTCCCATGGAACCCCGTCACACTAATACAGAGAGCAGGCCGTATAGACCGCATAGGCTCCCCCTACGACCACGTATACCTGCACAACATGATGCCCAGCCAAGGAAGCCCAGACGACCCACACTCACTCGAATACTTCCTCAAGCTGTTGTCAAGGCTTTACCTGAGACTGGCGATGATAAGCTCCACCGTCGGACTCGACGCCTCAACACTCGGCGAAGAAGCCATACCAAGGGACTTCACCGAGCAGAAAAGAATAGCCGCAGAAGACCGCAGCATCCTAGCGGAGATAGAGAAGAGGATTGAACAGTTTACAAGAGACCCTCTAGACGACCTAGCCCGGATAATAAACGAGAAGGGCTTGGACTGGGTTGAGAAGCTACCCAACGGCATAGGCGCGCTAAAGAAAGACAATCTCAACGCCGTCTTCGCCCTCTTCACCGACGGCCAACAACTCCACTGGAGAATGAAAAACCTAGACACAGGCGAAACATCCACAAAACCATCCGAGATAGTCCCCATCCTCCTACGCGGAGACCCACACAGCAAAGGAGAGAGAATAAACTACGACACCCTGGTGGACAAGCTCAAGCAACTAAAGGAGGAACTAAAAACAGAGCTGGACAAAAAACACGCAATAGAAACCACCATCGAAGGCATGCCAATCCACTCCAACAAAACCATACGAGAAATCTACGACGCCCTCGAAAAAACCGGAGAAGAAGGAATAAAGCTAGCAGCAATATTCAAAAAACACGCAAACAACCCAAACATCGTCAAACAATTAAAAAAAGCCCTCAACCAAGGCAACCTCCTAGAAGAAGCAAAAAAACTACTAAAAAACGAGCCACAAACCAAAACCATAAACCCAACACAAAAGCGAAAAATCAAGAGAATCTGCTGGTGCCTCATAACAAAATAAGCACAAAACAAGTCGAACAGGCGCCATCTTAACCAAAACCAAAGAGCTCTCCACCCACCAGAAAGTCAATTTTTAACCACGTATAATGAAGCCTCTGCGGTCGATTGTTGCTATGATTTTTCCTTCTTTTCTCAGGTGTTGGATTTTTACTATGCCCTGGGGTGGTATGAGCCCCGCCTCATCCAGTTCTTTCATCAATTTGGGCGGTATGTTATTTCCCCTTTTAGAAAATAACGAGTGTCAACAATATGTGTTCCCAAAATCGAATGATATTACCCTACCCCAATATTTCTTCAACAATCTTAAAAGTTTAATCTGCAATTCTTCATAATACACCCTTTGTCACCCAATTAAAAAACGGCACATCGACCATAAACTAAACCCTTCACCATAAACTTTGTGTCTATGTTCTAGCATTTAACGCTCATGGGTATGGTGAACTGTTGTTGACCACTGTTAGGGACTTGCCTATCCTCGCTGACACTCTCTAGCACCGTTCAGGATAAAATCCTCTATGAGGAATATAGATAGCAAAGACCATGGACAAAGTTCAATCAACCATCTAGGCGGCTACTGCTCAAGCGAGTCATATGTAATTACCTACTTGAGCGATATTCCCTTGTTTTTAACATTCTAGGCCATAATCATTCTTCGCAAACTCTTCTATTCTTGTACTTCTCTACAGGTATTAGAAAGTTTTCCGTATAGTCCAGTAGCCAGTTAGTCATTTCTTGTTTATCCAACGTCAGGTTGAGGTAATAGCATAGGTCCTTGTCATGTTGTTCCGACAAACTATGGGCTCTCTCGCCAACGTAATTAACGGCCCCCTCTATTGCGTTGAGCTTTTGGGATGCATTATTTGGGTCGGATAGATATTGTTGCCAGAAGTGTTCGTCGCATCCGAGTCGCTTTGAGAGGTTTTTTGGAAGGTTTCGGAGTTCCTTGAGTGCGTCTTCTACTAGGCCACATGGTCCGAAGTATTTTTCGACTAGGTGTTTGATGTATTCTGTTATCCATGGGGTGTTTTCCTGCATTTCATTCATTTGTTCCCACTTTGTTATGAGAAGGCTACGCGGTAGATTAGTTTTCCGAATGGTGTGAGTTCGTATTTTTGTCCTGTGTCTTTGATTAGTTGGAAGTCTTCGGACATGGCTTCTGCTACTTCTTTTCCGTATCTTTTTTCGAATTCGGTTTTGTCTATTGTGTTGAGTTTGATTAGGTCTAGGAGGGCTGATTTGTATCGTTGGTCTAGGATGTCTGATTTCCAGTCTATGGGTAGTGGTGATAGGGTGATGGTTGTTTTGAAGGTTTCGTGGCGGTAGTATACTGGTTTGCCCATTATGAAGGCGACGAGGCTGAGGGCTGTGGTTTCGGGCTTGTATCCTCCTGTGGCGTTTAGCAGGACTCTTTCGTCTCTGTATTTTTTGATTAGGTCGTGGGTTTTGAGGAGGAGGTTTTGGAGGCCTCTTTCGTAGAATTCTTGCTCTGTTCGGAACCCTTCTATCCTTTCTTTGGAGGCGTTTATTCCTTTTTGCCAGAAGTGTTGTTGGAGGGCTGTTGCGCAGACTTCTCCAACTTCTGTGTCGGTGTGGAGCAGGTGAACTATGTCAACTTTCTTTTTCTGCATATATTCTGAGATTGAGCTGAGCTCTGCGCTCGCCTCTTGTCCCTTTTTTTCTATGTATGTTAGGAGTTCTTTCACTATGTTTTGCTTGTTTATCTCGCCTTTTTTCAGAGCGTTTTCCACGTCTGGCTGATTTTGGAGATGTTGTGGTAAGCTTGTGAGTGTTTTTTCTCTTAGTGCGTTGGTTAGGAGGCTGGCTCCCACGGTCACTATGTGGATGTATTTTTTGGGCATGGGGTTGTTTATGGGATGTGTTGTTTGTATAAAAAGTTTCTTGTTCAGTGGCTGGGAAACAGTTGTTTTGATGCAATTAGTTTCCTCTTCGTTGACGGGTTTTCAGCTGGTTGTTGGGAATTTGACAACAAAGCTGCCATTTCCATCCTCTTTTCATTGACAGATAGATATTGAGAGTGCAGAAATTATAACATCAAAATCTAGTCTTTCCATCCTCTTTTCATTGACAGTGTCGTTGACGAATTTGGTAAACGCGTTTGGCAATGATTCTAAGAAGCTTTCCATCCTCTTTTCATTGACAGTTTCTCGGCCCCCCTGGGGTCGGGAAATCGCAAATTGTACTTTCCATCCTCTTTTCATTGACAGATACAGTGCGACGTCTGCGGCTCAGAGCATCCAGCCAAAATGACTTTCCATCCTCTTTTCATTGACAGTATCCTCATAGACCCGCCATGGCATCTCAAATATGACCAGCTTTCCATCCTCTTTTCATTGACAGTTTATAGTGTTTTCTCGGAACATCGGACATATGTAGACTTTCCATCCTCTTTTCATTGACAGGCAGGGTTATCCCCGTTATCTGCTCGGCGCCGTCGAAGTCACTTTCCATCCTCTTTTCATTGACAGTTCTGAAGAGGTGCCAGAACATCATGAGATATAAAGCTTTGCTTTCCATCCTCTTTTCATTGACAGTGTGCCTGATTCCGGGAAATTTTCGGGAATTTCGTTGTTTTGTTTGGTGATGTTGTCAGGCGATGAATTTTTTGAGCCTCTATTTAAGTTCTCTGGGGGTCGTCGCCGTCCACAGAAGGGGGGCCTATGCAGAGAGAAAAACCGCAGCCAAACCCCTTGGTTCACCACCTCCTTGACCAAAAAACCGGCAAAGCCACCCCCATGACCAACGTCCACTGCCCAGAGAAGCAGCGAGCAAGCCCACAAATAGACACAACAATCATATATAACCTCATCTCAAAACCA
The sequence above is drawn from the Candidatus Caldarchaeum subterraneum genome and encodes:
- a CDS encoding DNA/RNA helicase, whose protein sequence is MTKIIDNSKETLQSILLKELQEASEIAIATAYFNITGFGDIEQGLADKPLRLLLGRPPTEQIEWEEEVLHELEEYEDDPHYFKLLQRAIQFFEQPSRQVRIVDGKFFHGKAFLGVHPSFKEVRRGFAIVGSSNFTHGGLTTNRELNMFTTERQTVQELAEWFQQQWSDTASREYKNEFLALLKTYITSWSAYEVAAKALWETYKKDIAEKRPTILKDLYPHQQLTFVDALDKIETYGGVVIADSTGLGKTLTALALAHYYKGQGVRTLLIAPKSILDTTWKTEMEKTDITIINTINSEKLSADPESINHYLDNQKKIGLIIVDEAHYFRHPATNRYNALYRLVKMTNAKLVLMTATPVNTSLMDLYHIMALYLNEDAIYDEYRTTLRDYFIQNQKKWLNNEPVDMDDILRKFVVRHSRQLAKALDREGRIRFPERLLHTIHYDLPIDVEKLYNILDSLNLSFYELSVDKLSTEFKLPNGRPASTYIEQAKNLKNLVKEIHKIGLLKRLESSIHAFKESINRMKTYIEYANRYATENNIFIPPRLKGELFALLDDEEEPEELPKIEDLFSKHIHLLRRCKLSEEEARQFIEKNQEDLKKINEILAMLPKQDPKLEALLTELKTLAKKLTNNNGIIIFTQYVDTASYLFNHLKTIHQQTLLVTGRGGENSSGKRLDEAEAVELFQKNGGIMVSTDVLSAGQNLQNAQHVINYDFPWNPVTLIQRAGRIDRIGSPYDHVYLHNMMPSQGSPDDPHSLEYFLKLLSRLYLRLAMISSTVGLDASTLGEEAIPRDFTEQKRIAAEDRSILAEIEKRIEQFTRDPLDDLARIINEKGLDWVEKLPNGIGALKKDNLNAVFALFTDGQQLHWRMKNLDTGETSTKPSEIVPILLRGDPHSKGERINYDTLVDKLKQLKEELKTELDKKHAIETTIEGMPIHSNKTIREIYDALEKTGEEGIKLAAIFKKHANNPNIVKQLKKALNQGNLLEEAKKLLKNEPQTKTINPTQKRKIKRICWCLITK